The following proteins are encoded in a genomic region of Paenibacillus sp. FSL H3-0469:
- a CDS encoding sugar-binding domain-containing protein: MRNLLEIQKQLLPDLMETLKRRYTILHQIMLSDIIGRRTLAASLDMTERVLRAETDLLKSQGLIEIESVGMRISDAGRRLLDLLEPVAKSLFGLDDLEEKIRTTYGLTKVIVVPGDCETSPFTKRELGRAGSKALLSVLRSDDTIAVTGGSTLAEMADQLTPPLSLSYKNAWVVPARGGLGESMEIQANTIASTMAKRIGANYRLLHVPDLLSGDAYESLAQDSNIGEIVQIIRRSRIIVHGIGDAIEMTHRRKLDSGTISEIQSEGAVAESFGYYFNENGEVVHTMRTMGLRLEDIIRTEVVIGIAGGKRKAKAIHAMLRFGQEDILVIDEAAAVEIGKEIDTQLQKAL, from the coding sequence ATGCGTAATCTATTGGAAATCCAAAAGCAGCTTCTGCCTGATCTCATGGAAACCCTTAAGAGACGGTATACGATTCTACATCAGATCATGCTGTCCGATATTATTGGGCGCAGGACGTTAGCCGCATCGCTTGATATGACCGAGCGGGTGCTGCGCGCCGAGACGGATCTTCTGAAATCGCAGGGGCTCATTGAGATCGAGAGCGTCGGTATGCGCATTAGCGATGCCGGTCGCAGACTGCTTGACCTGCTGGAGCCGGTCGCCAAGAGCCTATTCGGCCTGGATGATCTGGAAGAGAAAATTCGTACAACGTACGGTCTCACCAAAGTAATTGTGGTACCTGGCGATTGTGAGACATCGCCGTTCACCAAGCGTGAGCTGGGGCGCGCAGGCTCCAAGGCACTGCTCAGCGTACTGCGCAGTGACGATACGATTGCCGTCACAGGCGGATCAACACTGGCCGAGATGGCCGATCAGCTGACCCCGCCGCTATCCCTTTCCTATAAGAACGCCTGGGTTGTTCCGGCGCGTGGAGGACTGGGAGAGAGCATGGAGATACAGGCCAACACCATTGCTTCAACCATGGCCAAACGGATTGGCGCCAATTACCGTCTGCTGCATGTGCCCGATCTGCTTAGCGGAGACGCATATGAGTCGCTTGCGCAGGACTCCAATATTGGAGAGATTGTACAAATTATCCGCAGATCGCGTATTATTGTACATGGAATAGGCGACGCCATTGAAATGACCCACCGCCGCAAGCTGGACTCCGGGACGATCTCAGAGATTCAGAGCGAGGGAGCCGTAGCCGAGTCATTCGGATACTATTTCAATGAGAATGGCGAAGTGGTTCATACGATGCGGACCATGGGGCTGCGCCTGGAAGACATTATCCGTACGGAAGTCGTTATCGGTATTGCCGGCGGCAAACGCAAGGCTAAGGCCATTCATGCGATGCTGCGGTTCGGGCAAGAGGATATTCTCGTGATCGACGAGGCGGCGGCTGTTGAAATCGGCAAGGAAATCGACACACAGCTACAAAAGGCCCTATAG
- the gap gene encoding type I glyceraldehyde-3-phosphate dehydrogenase, whose protein sequence is MSVKVGINGFGRIGRLAFRRIQNVEGIEVVAINDLTDAKMLAHLLKYDTTQGKFQGDVEVHDGFFKVNGKDVKVLANRNPEELPWGELGVDIVLECTGFFTTKEAAEKHLKGGAKKVVISAPATGDMKTVVYNVNDDILDGSETVISGASCTTNCLAPMAKVLNDKFGIIEGLMTTIHAYTGDQNTLDAPHAKGDFRRARAAAENIIPNTTGAAKAIGLVIPELKGKLDGAAQRVPVATGSLTELVTVLDKSVTVEEINAAMKEASDPETYGYTEDEIVSSDIKGMTFGSLFDATQTKVLTVGDKQLVKTVAWYDNEMSYTAQLVRTLEKFAKLAK, encoded by the coding sequence ATGAGTGTAAAAGTTGGTATTAACGGTTTTGGACGTATTGGACGCCTTGCATTCCGCCGTATTCAAAATGTAGAAGGTATCGAAGTGGTAGCAATCAATGACTTGACTGACGCTAAGATGCTTGCTCATTTGCTTAAATATGATACAACTCAAGGTAAATTCCAAGGCGATGTTGAAGTGCATGACGGCTTCTTCAAAGTTAACGGTAAAGATGTTAAGGTTCTGGCGAACCGCAACCCTGAAGAGCTTCCTTGGGGAGAGCTTGGCGTTGATATCGTTCTGGAATGTACTGGTTTCTTCACAACTAAAGAAGCTGCTGAGAAGCACCTGAAAGGCGGAGCTAAGAAAGTAGTTATTTCCGCTCCTGCTACAGGCGACATGAAAACTGTTGTGTACAACGTTAACGATGACATCCTTGACGGTTCCGAAACAGTAATCTCCGGTGCATCTTGCACAACGAACTGCCTGGCTCCTATGGCCAAAGTTCTGAACGACAAGTTCGGTATCATCGAAGGCCTGATGACTACTATCCACGCTTACACAGGTGACCAGAATACTCTTGATGCTCCACACGCAAAAGGCGACTTCAGACGCGCCCGCGCTGCTGCTGAGAACATCATCCCTAACACTACCGGTGCAGCTAAAGCCATCGGCCTGGTTATTCCAGAACTGAAGGGCAAACTTGACGGTGCAGCACAACGTGTGCCTGTAGCTACAGGTTCCCTGACTGAGCTGGTTACTGTTCTGGATAAGAGCGTAACCGTTGAAGAAATCAATGCAGCCATGAAAGAAGCTTCTGACCCAGAAACTTACGGCTACACTGAAGATGAAATCGTATCTTCTGACATCAAGGGTATGACTTTCGGTTCCCTGTTCGATGCAACTCAGACTAAAGTACTGACTGTTGGCGACAAACAGCTGGTTAAAACTGTTGCTTGGTATGACAATGAAATGTCCTACACTGCACAGCTGGTTCGTACTTTGGAGAAATTCGCTAAGCTTGCTAAATAA
- a CDS encoding phosphoglycerate kinase, with protein MNKKSVRDVEVKGKRVFVRVDFNVPVEDGKITDDTRIRETLPTIKYLIENGAKVILASHMGRPKGEFVDSMRLTSAAVRLSELLGKPVAKADEAIGEAVKAKIAELNDGDVLVLENVRFYKGEEKNDPELAKQFAELADLFVNDAFGAAHRAHASTEGIAHFLPAVSGLLMEKELSVLGKALSNPERPFTAIIGGSKVKDKIDVIDNLLNLADNVLIGGGLSYTFTKAQGYEIGKSLVDNDKIDAALGFIEKAKKLGKNFVLPVDVVVADKFGADANTKIVDATEIPADWEGLDIGPKTREIYADIIKNSKLVVWNGPMGVFEIDIFAEGTKAVAQACATTEGYTVIGGGDSAAAAEKFHLADQMDHISTGGGASLEFMEGKALPGVEALNDK; from the coding sequence ATGAACAAAAAAAGTGTCCGTGATGTAGAAGTAAAAGGCAAACGCGTATTCGTGCGTGTAGATTTCAATGTGCCAGTGGAAGACGGCAAGATCACTGATGATACCCGTATCCGCGAAACCCTTCCAACAATTAAATACCTGATTGAGAACGGTGCAAAGGTCATTCTGGCCAGCCATATGGGCCGTCCTAAAGGCGAATTCGTTGATTCCATGCGGTTGACTTCCGCTGCAGTCCGTTTGTCTGAATTGCTCGGCAAACCGGTAGCCAAGGCTGATGAGGCCATTGGCGAAGCGGTAAAAGCAAAAATCGCTGAACTGAACGATGGCGATGTGCTTGTGCTTGAGAATGTCCGTTTCTACAAAGGTGAAGAGAAGAATGATCCTGAACTGGCTAAGCAGTTCGCTGAACTGGCTGACCTGTTCGTCAATGACGCATTCGGCGCAGCTCACCGTGCCCATGCTTCGACAGAAGGAATCGCTCACTTCCTGCCTGCAGTATCCGGTCTTCTGATGGAGAAGGAATTGTCCGTTCTCGGCAAGGCACTTTCTAACCCGGAACGTCCTTTCACTGCCATCATCGGCGGTTCCAAGGTGAAAGACAAGATTGACGTTATCGACAACCTGCTGAATCTGGCTGACAATGTACTGATTGGCGGCGGCCTCTCGTACACGTTCACCAAGGCTCAAGGTTACGAAATCGGTAAATCCCTGGTAGACAACGACAAGATTGATGCAGCACTTGGATTCATTGAGAAGGCCAAGAAGCTGGGCAAGAACTTCGTGCTTCCGGTTGACGTTGTAGTCGCTGACAAGTTCGGTGCAGATGCCAACACCAAGATTGTAGATGCAACCGAGATTCCTGCAGACTGGGAAGGTCTGGACATTGGTCCTAAGACTCGTGAAATCTATGCCGATATTATCAAAAACTCCAAGCTGGTTGTATGGAATGGACCGATGGGCGTATTTGAAATCGACATCTTCGCTGAAGGTACAAAGGCTGTAGCTCAGGCTTGCGCTACTACCGAAGGCTACACTGTTATTGGCGGCGGTGATTCCGCAGCAGCTGCTGAGAAATTCCACCTCGCAGACCAGATGGATCACATCTCCACTGGCGGCGGCGCATCGCTCGAGTTCATGGAAGGCAAGGCTCTTCCAGGTGTAGAAGCACTGAACGACAAGTAA
- the tpiA gene encoding triose-phosphate isomerase has translation MSRTPIIAGNWKMFKTVPEAEGFIAEIKGQAEVAGVETVICAPFTNLPALVAAVQGTTIKIGAQNLHFEDNGAYTGEISGVMLKDLGVEYVIIGHSERRAYFGETDEIVNKKMHAAFRHGITPIVCVGEKLEEREADQTKDVCKVQTEAAFAGLSAEQAASVVIAYEPIWAIGTGKSSTSQDANEVIAYIRTLVKGLYDEATAEAVRIQYGGSVKPENVTEYMSQSDIDGALVGGASLQPASFVSLVEGAK, from the coding sequence ATGAGTAGAACACCTATTATTGCAGGCAACTGGAAAATGTTCAAAACCGTTCCGGAAGCCGAAGGCTTCATCGCTGAAATCAAAGGCCAGGCGGAAGTGGCAGGCGTAGAGACTGTTATCTGCGCGCCATTCACTAACCTGCCTGCACTGGTTGCAGCAGTACAAGGCACCACCATCAAAATTGGTGCACAGAACCTGCATTTCGAAGATAACGGCGCTTATACAGGTGAGATCAGCGGCGTAATGCTGAAGGACCTTGGTGTAGAGTATGTTATTATCGGACACTCCGAACGCCGTGCTTATTTCGGTGAGACGGACGAAATCGTCAACAAAAAAATGCATGCGGCCTTCCGTCACGGCATTACTCCAATTGTCTGTGTAGGCGAAAAGCTTGAAGAGCGTGAAGCTGACCAGACTAAGGACGTATGTAAGGTTCAGACTGAAGCAGCATTTGCCGGTCTTAGCGCAGAGCAGGCAGCAAGTGTGGTTATCGCTTATGAGCCAATCTGGGCCATTGGTACAGGTAAATCCTCCACTTCCCAGGATGCCAACGAAGTTATTGCTTATATCCGCACCCTTGTTAAAGGCCTGTACGATGAAGCAACAGCTGAAGCCGTACGTATTCAATACGGCGGCAGCGTGAAGCCTGAGAATGTAACGGAGTACATGAGTCAAAGCGACATCGACGGCGCTCTAGTCGGCGGTGCCAGCCTGCAGCCTGCTTCCTTCGTTTCACTCGTTGAGGGGGCGAAGTAA
- the gpmI gene encoding 2,3-bisphosphoglycerate-independent phosphoglycerate mutase, whose protein sequence is MSAPKPVALIIMDGFGLRNTDEGNAVAQANKPNYDRYLKQYPNTTLTACGEAVGLPEGQMGNSEVGHLNIGAGRIVYQDLTRIDKSIRDGEFFENETLVAAVRSAKSTGKKLHLYALVSDGGVHSHINHLFAMLDLAKKEDLHEVYIHAFMDGRDVPPDSGQKFIQDLVAKIEEVGVGTIATVSGRYFAMDRDKRWDRVEKAYRAMVYGEGPKYTDALQAITASYQNSVFDEFVEPSVIVDSQNNPVATVESGDSVIFLNFRPDRAIQLSQVFTNSDFRGFDRGPKFPQGLHFVCLTTFSETVQGFVAYSPKNLDNTLGEVLVQQNKKQLRIAETEKYPHVTFFFSGGRDEELPGETRILINSPKVATYDMKPEMSAYEVAAACVAEIEADRQDAIILNFANPDMVGHSGMLEPTIKAVEVTDECVGMVVDAVVAKGGVAIIIADHGNADMVFDENGRPFTAHTTNPVPFIVTTEDVVLREAGILADVAPTILDLMGLPQPAEMTGQSMIASRK, encoded by the coding sequence ATGTCAGCTCCAAAACCTGTAGCACTGATTATCATGGACGGCTTCGGACTGCGGAACACGGATGAAGGCAACGCGGTTGCCCAAGCCAACAAGCCGAACTACGACCGTTACCTGAAGCAATATCCGAATACTACGCTTACCGCTTGCGGCGAAGCTGTAGGTCTGCCGGAAGGCCAAATGGGTAACTCTGAAGTAGGGCACCTTAACATTGGTGCCGGCCGGATTGTATACCAGGACCTGACCCGCATCGACAAGTCGATACGCGATGGGGAATTCTTCGAGAATGAAACGCTGGTGGCTGCCGTAAGAAGCGCCAAATCAACCGGCAAAAAGCTTCACCTCTATGCACTGGTATCTGATGGCGGCGTACACAGCCACATCAATCACCTGTTCGCCATGCTCGATCTGGCCAAAAAAGAAGATCTGCATGAAGTCTATATTCATGCCTTCATGGATGGCCGTGACGTACCACCCGACAGTGGACAGAAGTTCATCCAGGACCTGGTCGCTAAGATTGAAGAGGTTGGCGTAGGGACGATTGCTACGGTATCCGGACGTTACTTCGCCATGGACCGTGACAAACGCTGGGACCGTGTAGAGAAGGCTTACCGTGCAATGGTATATGGCGAAGGCCCTAAATATACCGATGCCCTTCAGGCCATCACTGCATCCTACCAGAATTCTGTGTTCGATGAATTCGTGGAGCCAAGTGTAATTGTGGACAGCCAGAACAACCCGGTAGCGACAGTGGAGAGCGGCGATTCCGTCATTTTCCTTAACTTCCGTCCTGACCGTGCGATTCAGCTGTCACAAGTGTTCACGAACTCGGATTTCCGCGGCTTCGACCGTGGTCCTAAGTTCCCGCAAGGCCTGCACTTCGTATGCCTGACTACCTTCAGTGAGACCGTTCAAGGCTTCGTGGCTTACTCCCCGAAGAACCTGGACAACACGCTCGGCGAAGTGCTGGTTCAGCAGAACAAGAAGCAGCTGCGTATTGCAGAGACCGAGAAGTATCCGCATGTGACCTTCTTCTTCAGCGGCGGACGTGATGAGGAGCTTCCGGGCGAGACCCGTATCCTGATCAACTCGCCGAAAGTGGCAACCTATGATATGAAGCCTGAGATGAGTGCATACGAAGTGGCGGCGGCCTGCGTAGCGGAGATCGAGGCGGATAGACAGGATGCCATTATCCTGAACTTTGCTAACCCTGATATGGTAGGACACTCCGGCATGCTGGAGCCTACAATCAAGGCAGTTGAAGTAACGGACGAATGCGTAGGCATGGTTGTGGATGCTGTAGTTGCCAAGGGCGGCGTTGCCATTATCATTGCCGACCACGGGAATGCGGATATGGTATTCGATGAGAACGGACGTCCGTTCACAGCCCATACCACTAACCCGGTTCCGTTCATCGTTACCACTGAAGATGTAGTACTGCGTGAAGCTGGTATTCTCGCAGATGTGGCACCGACGATCCTGGATCTGATGGGACTTCCGCAGCCTGCGGAAATGACCGGACAATCTATGATTGCCAGCCGCAAATAA
- the eno gene encoding phosphopyruvate hydratase, which translates to MTIISDVYAREVLDSRGNPTVEVDVYLESGAKGRAIVPSGASTGAHEAVELRDGDKSRYMGKGVLKAVENVNEIIAPEVIGMDALDQVGIDKLMITLDGTPNKGKLGANAILAVSMAVARAAATALDIPLYVYLGGFNAKTLPVPMMNIINGGEHADNNIDVQEFMVLPVGAPSFKEALRTGAEIFHNLKSVLQSKGLNTAVGDEGGFAPNLGSNEEAITTIIEAIEKAGYKPGVDVFLGMDVASTEFYKDGKYTLAGEGKSYTSAEYVDLLASWVEKYPIITIEDGMSEDDWDGWKLLTEKLGDKVQLVGDDLFVTNTERLATGIEKGIGNSILVKVNQIGTLTETFDAIEMAKRAGYTAVISHRSGESEDSTIADIAVATNAGQIKTGAPSRTDRVAKYNQLLRIEDELGELAQYNGLKSFYNLKR; encoded by the coding sequence ATGACTATTATTTCTGATGTGTATGCACGCGAAGTCCTTGACTCCCGTGGTAACCCTACTGTAGAGGTTGACGTATATCTGGAGTCCGGCGCAAAAGGCCGTGCTATCGTTCCTTCCGGCGCTTCCACTGGCGCTCATGAAGCTGTAGAGCTTCGTGACGGCGACAAATCCCGTTACATGGGTAAAGGCGTTCTGAAAGCTGTTGAGAACGTAAACGAAATTATTGCTCCTGAAGTAATCGGTATGGACGCTCTTGACCAAGTGGGCATCGACAAGCTGATGATCACTTTGGACGGAACTCCTAACAAAGGCAAGCTGGGCGCTAACGCAATCCTGGCTGTATCCATGGCTGTAGCACGTGCTGCTGCAACTGCTCTGGACATTCCTTTGTATGTGTACCTGGGCGGATTCAACGCCAAGACTCTTCCAGTACCAATGATGAACATCATCAACGGTGGTGAGCATGCCGATAACAACATCGACGTTCAAGAGTTCATGGTTCTTCCAGTAGGTGCTCCAAGCTTCAAGGAAGCTCTGCGTACTGGTGCAGAAATCTTCCACAACCTGAAATCTGTACTGCAATCCAAAGGTCTGAACACAGCTGTTGGTGACGAAGGCGGCTTCGCACCGAACCTGGGTTCCAATGAAGAAGCGATCACTACAATCATCGAAGCTATCGAAAAAGCCGGTTACAAACCAGGCGTTGACGTATTCCTTGGTATGGACGTTGCTTCCACTGAGTTCTACAAAGATGGTAAATACACACTTGCAGGCGAAGGTAAATCTTACACTTCCGCTGAGTATGTTGACCTGCTGGCTTCATGGGTTGAGAAGTACCCAATCATCACTATCGAAGACGGTATGTCCGAAGATGACTGGGATGGCTGGAAATTGCTGACTGAAAAATTGGGCGATAAAGTCCAATTGGTGGGTGACGACCTGTTCGTTACGAACACTGAGCGTCTGGCAACAGGTATCGAAAAAGGTATCGGTAACTCCATCCTGGTTAAGGTTAACCAGATTGGTACACTGACTGAAACCTTCGATGCGATTGAAATGGCGAAACGTGCCGGCTACACAGCTGTAATCTCCCACCGTTCCGGTGAGTCCGAAGACAGCACTATCGCTGACATCGCTGTAGCTACCAACGCTGGCCAGATCAAGACTGGTGCTCCTTCCCGTACTGACCGTGTGGCTAAATACAACCAACTGCTTCGCATCGAAGACGAGCTGGGCGAATTGGCTCAATACAACGGCCTGAAATCCTTCTACAACCTCAAAAGATAA
- the secG gene encoding preprotein translocase subunit SecG — protein sequence MDIFLKVVLLIFAVGLIAVVLLQKGKSAGLSGAISGGAEHLFGKTKARGMELVLQRVTVGLAAGFFIMSIVVAIVVE from the coding sequence ATGGATATCTTTTTGAAAGTGGTGCTTCTGATTTTTGCCGTAGGTCTGATTGCGGTCGTTCTTCTGCAAAAAGGGAAAAGTGCAGGTCTTTCCGGCGCCATCTCCGGCGGTGCTGAGCATCTCTTCGGTAAAACAAAGGCGCGCGGTATGGAGCTTGTGCTGCAGCGTGTAACAGTTGGTCTGGCCGCAGGATTCTTCATTATGTCAATCGTTGTAGCCATTGTAGTTGAATAA
- the rnr gene encoding ribonuclease R, whose product MITQEILLDFMRETAYKPLTYEELVSHFAVEDSTDFKAFEALLIELEKDGRIILTRSSRYGVPERMDLLRGRLQVHAKGFAFLIPDNREHPDVYIHANDLKGAMNGDTVLIRITSKSPSGGRMEGEVERILIRGVSQTVGVFQSLETYGFVLPDDKRINRDIFIPRESFKGAVDGEKVVVRIVNYPEGRAAAEGEIIEILGHKDDPGVDILSVIRKHQLPEAFPAEVMAEAEQAPDSITDEEIIEQGRRDLRGLNIVTIDGADAKDLDDAVNVERLENGHYKLGVHIADVGYYVREGSELDKEAYDRGCSVYLVDRVIPMLPHRLSNGICSLNPQVDRLTMSCEMEFDEQMKVVKHDVFTSVIRTKERMTYSDVRKIVEDEDPELLERYAPLIGDFRLMKELAMKLRGARMRRGAVDFDFEESKIIVDEAGKAIDIVKRERSVAEQIIEEFMLIANETVAEHFHWLKVPFLYRIHEDPDPEKLQNFMAFAANFGYHVKGRGNSVHPRALQDLLEQIQGTKEQTVISTMMLRSMKQAKYDAESTGHFGLAAEFYSHFTSPIRRYPDLVIHRVMREVLENGGALSEKRHEYLATRMPDIAQQSSERERVAVEAERDTEQLKKAEFMQDKVGEEFEAMISSVTSFGMFIELDNTVEGLIRLSALTDDYYHFDEAHMALIGERTSKVFRIGDEVKIRVAKVNMDDHTIDFELVDMKPRAAGDHRSYGGRGGKGGRPGAGGFSKPFAGKAGGGKGRGGKGKPGSAAAGGKNGAGKKKGGASGGSFGAAGKGKGGAADGFGGAVAEPRPDGAAAWDIAGAAGSGRKRGRGPEAAAQRGLAAASSAGAAKGDRRGEAGGSGAPRERGRGRGAEGGVGAGGRGIAFGFGSGKGGYSAPSGGGSEQAGGELRGVDAGTRFRSREDLGPDGRGAAPEGKGRRKKKGGVFIGPSVTPGNGESAGQAGADTGEKSGRRKRKKKPKA is encoded by the coding sequence ATGATAACACAGGAAATCTTACTTGATTTCATGCGGGAGACCGCTTATAAACCACTAACTTATGAAGAACTGGTGAGCCATTTCGCCGTTGAGGATAGTACCGATTTCAAAGCCTTTGAGGCTCTATTGATTGAACTGGAAAAGGACGGCCGGATCATATTGACCCGGAGCAGCCGCTATGGTGTGCCTGAGCGGATGGATTTGCTGCGCGGACGGCTGCAGGTTCATGCGAAGGGCTTTGCTTTTCTGATTCCCGATAACCGGGAGCACCCGGATGTGTATATCCACGCGAACGATCTGAAGGGCGCAATGAACGGGGATACCGTCTTGATCCGTATTACTTCGAAGAGTCCGTCCGGCGGGCGTATGGAAGGCGAAGTGGAACGGATTCTGATCAGAGGCGTGTCGCAGACGGTGGGTGTCTTCCAGAGCCTGGAGACCTATGGCTTCGTGCTGCCTGACGATAAGCGGATTAACCGGGATATTTTCATCCCCAGGGAGTCTTTCAAGGGTGCGGTTGACGGGGAAAAGGTGGTTGTCCGCATTGTGAACTATCCGGAGGGCCGTGCAGCGGCTGAGGGTGAGATCATTGAGATCCTTGGCCATAAGGATGATCCGGGCGTGGATATTCTGTCGGTAATCCGTAAGCATCAGCTTCCGGAGGCTTTTCCGGCTGAGGTGATGGCGGAAGCGGAGCAGGCGCCGGATTCGATCACAGATGAAGAGATTATCGAGCAGGGGCGGCGTGATCTGCGCGGGCTTAATATCGTGACGATTGACGGCGCGGATGCCAAGGATCTGGATGATGCGGTGAACGTAGAGCGTCTGGAGAATGGTCATTATAAACTGGGTGTTCATATTGCTGACGTAGGCTATTATGTGCGTGAAGGCTCTGAGCTGGACAAGGAAGCCTATGACCGCGGGTGCAGTGTGTATCTGGTGGACCGTGTCATTCCGATGCTCCCGCACCGGCTGTCGAACGGTATCTGCAGCTTGAATCCGCAGGTTGACCGTCTGACGATGTCCTGTGAAATGGAATTCGACGAGCAGATGAAGGTCGTGAAGCACGATGTCTTCACCAGTGTGATCCGCACGAAGGAGAGAATGACCTACTCTGACGTACGGAAGATTGTCGAGGATGAAGATCCTGAGCTGCTGGAGCGGTATGCTCCGCTAATCGGGGATTTCCGGCTGATGAAGGAGCTGGCGATGAAGCTGCGTGGTGCCCGGATGCGGCGCGGGGCGGTGGATTTCGATTTTGAAGAGAGCAAGATTATTGTAGATGAGGCCGGTAAGGCTATCGATATTGTAAAACGTGAGCGCTCTGTGGCAGAGCAGATTATTGAAGAGTTCATGCTGATCGCTAATGAGACGGTGGCGGAACATTTCCACTGGCTGAAGGTTCCGTTCCTGTACCGGATCCATGAGGACCCGGACCCGGAGAAGCTGCAGAACTTCATGGCTTTTGCGGCTAACTTCGGTTACCACGTGAAGGGCAGGGGTAATTCGGTTCACCCGCGTGCGCTGCAGGATCTGCTGGAGCAGATTCAGGGAACGAAGGAGCAGACGGTAATCAGCACGATGATGCTGCGCTCCATGAAGCAGGCGAAGTACGATGCCGAGAGCACCGGGCACTTCGGTCTGGCAGCGGAATTCTATTCCCATTTCACCTCACCGATCCGCCGTTATCCCGATCTGGTCATTCACCGTGTCATGCGTGAGGTCCTTGAGAATGGCGGAGCGCTAAGCGAGAAGCGTCACGAATACCTGGCCACCCGGATGCCGGATATTGCCCAGCAGTCCTCGGAGCGTGAGCGTGTAGCTGTTGAAGCCGAGCGCGATACCGAGCAGCTGAAGAAAGCGGAGTTCATGCAGGACAAGGTTGGCGAGGAATTCGAAGCTATGATCAGCAGCGTGACCAGCTTCGGGATGTTCATTGAGCTGGACAATACGGTCGAAGGTCTCATTCGCCTCAGTGCGCTGACGGATGATTACTACCACTTCGATGAAGCTCATATGGCGCTGATCGGCGAGCGTACCTCCAAGGTCTTCCGCATCGGCGATGAAGTGAAGATCCGCGTGGCCAAGGTCAACATGGATGACCACACCATTGACTTCGAGCTGGTTGATATGAAGCCGCGCGCGGCCGGAGACCACCGGAGCTACGGCGGACGCGGCGGCAAAGGCGGCCGTCCGGGCGCCGGAGGCTTCAGCAAGCCGTTTGCCGGTAAGGCTGGAGGCGGCAAGGGGCGGGGCGGCAAAGGCAAGCCCGGCAGCGCTGCTGCCGGAGGCAAGAACGGCGCCGGCAAGAAGAAGGGCGGCGCTTCGGGCGGCAGCTTCGGTGCTGCCGGTAAGGGCAAGGGCGGTGCGGCCGATGGCTTCGGCGGCGCTGTAGCAGAGCCGCGCCCGGATGGAGCGGCGGCGTGGGACATCGCCGGCGCAGCAGGCAGCGGCCGCAAGCGCGGGCGCGGGCCGGAAGCAGCAGCGCAGCGCGGGCTTGCCGCCGCGTCTTCGGCAGGCGCGGCGAAGGGTGACCGCCGGGGCGAAGCCGGCGGGTCTGGCGCTCCGCGCGAGCGCGGCAGAGGCCGCGGCGCGGAGGGCGGTGTCGGTGCCGGGGGCCGCGGCATCGCGTTCGGCTTTGGCTCGGGCAAGGGCGGCTACAGCGCGCCGAGCGGTGGCGGGTCTGAGCAGGCGGGCGGTGAGCTGCGCGGCGTAGACGCGGGCACACGGTTCCGCAGCCGCGAGGACCTGGGGCCTGACGGGCGCGGCGCAGCGCCCGAGGGCAAGGGCCGCCGCAAGAAGAAAGGCGGCGTGTTCATTGGGCCTTCCGTGACGCCAGGCAACGGGGAGTCCGCAGGCCAGGCAGGAGCTGATACTGGCGAGAAGAGCGGGCGCCGTAAGCGTAAGAAGAAGCCTAAGGCGTAG
- the smpB gene encoding SsrA-binding protein SmpB encodes MGKKADGKVLAQNKKASHDYFIEDTYEAGLVLTGTEIKSLRNGRANIGDAFATIRNGEIHIHNMHISPFEQGNRANPTDPTRTRKLLMHKEQIHKLLGSSKRDGFTIVPLKIYVRNGYAKLLIGLGKGKKEYDKRDSAAKRDAQRDIQRVLRDKQKVAR; translated from the coding sequence ATGGGTAAAAAAGCAGACGGGAAAGTGCTCGCCCAGAACAAAAAAGCTTCCCATGATTATTTTATTGAGGATACGTATGAGGCCGGGCTGGTTCTGACAGGTACAGAGATCAAATCACTGCGTAATGGCCGCGCCAATATAGGGGATGCGTTCGCTACTATTCGCAATGGCGAGATTCATATCCACAACATGCATATCAGTCCTTTTGAACAGGGAAACCGCGCCAATCCTACCGACCCTACGCGCACACGTAAGCTGCTTATGCATAAGGAGCAGATACACAAGCTGCTGGGCTCGTCCAAACGGGATGGCTTCACCATTGTGCCGCTGAAGATTTATGTGCGTAATGGCTATGCCAAACTGCTGATTGGTCTGGGAAAAGGTAAAAAGGAATACGACAAACGGGATTCCGCCGCGAAGCGAGACGCTCAGCGTGATATCCAGCGTGTGCTGCGCGACAAACAAAAGGTAGCCAGATAG